A genome region from Leptodactylus fuscus isolate aLepFus1 chromosome 6, aLepFus1.hap2, whole genome shotgun sequence includes the following:
- the LOC142210148 gene encoding uncharacterized protein LOC142210148 — protein sequence MASPWVLFCLLSALVTTGGSLQCTQCMALGFNSCTEGLTVTCPMGQVCTSMYQQSTVDGKTSEFLYRSCGPTSHCDKAGSLSIVNKNVRMGITCCFTDNCSSPLPSLPPASTRRNGKVCPMCSDSNEACRGTKTMDCVGNENQCLLQVTRLQDSPDNVESFRGCSTKSICEIRNQNMSIGILSMESKYLCNGEASVMSQGFGASIVLTLVLLVRFFHTPMRFRVNMEVGWILRLRNRKHQKNSSFLIHSIDFCPGSRSSLADRCQDIQGLLLFDGPRGALRTIHTCHHCLHFRKTAKITFSGVSHKKLHDTDWIRMYILLVLSVLSYLASLGHSLQCVFCVASVGTSCSGNSITCPDGSVCGYVYTEITEVTSTQMSNVFKRSCIEEDQCNTTGSITLADGRVKTAISCCNTDDCEPPPPTFPVDDNDKQNGITCRSCSSANSDWCYTSDTIECTGNETMCVLQSTTISGIVSLRTAIRGCATRSICDLGIQRAEFGGSRAVLEFVCTDKASDLQQKSSTFGLLVLVFLGLFY from the exons ATGGCCTCACCTTGGGTGTTGTTTTGCCTCCTCTCAGCTCTTGTGACAACAg GCGGCTCCCTCCAGTGTACGCAGTGTATGGCGCTCGGCTTTAACTCCTGCACAGAAGGGCTAACAGTGACCTGCCCAATGGGCCAAGTGTGTACCAGCATGTACCAGCAAAGCACTGTGG ATGGTAAGACCAGTGAATTCTTGTACCGGTCGTGTGGTCCAACATCTCACTGTGATAAAGCGGGAAGTCTCAGCATTGTGAACAAGAACGTCAGAATGGGCATAACTTGCTGTTTCACTGACAATTGCAGCTCCCCATTACCTTCCT TGCCCCCTGCCAGCACCCGGAGAAATGGCAAAGTTTGCCCAATGTGTTCTGACAGCAATGAAGCGTGCAGAGGGACCAAAACCATGGATTGTGTTGGAAATGAAAATCAATGTCTTCTCCAAGTCACTCGATTACAAG ACTCTCCTGACAATGTGGAATCCTTCCGTGGATGTAGTACAAAAAGTATCTGTGAGATCAGAAACCAGAATATGAGTATTGGAATCCTGAGCATGGAATCGAAGTATCTCTGCAATGGTGAAGCCTCGGTCATGTCCCAAGGGTTTGGGGCCTCCATAGTTCTAACGCTTGTACTGCTCGTGC GATTCTTCCATACCCCAATGCGTTTCCGTGTTAACATGGAGGTCGGATGGATATTACGG CTAAGAAATCGGAAACATCAAAAGAACTCGTCATTTCTTATCCACTCCATTGATTTTTGTCCTGGATCTCGCAGCTCTCTAGCAGATAGGTGTCAAGATATCCAAG GGCTGCTGCTCTTCGATGGACCCAGGGGAGCCCTCCGCACTATACATACATGCCACCACTGTCTTCACTTCCGTAAGACTGCCAAGATAACCTTCTCTGGAGTTTCTCATAA AAAGCTTCATGACACGGACTGGATCAGGATGTATATACTGTTGGTTCTGAGTGTCCTCTCGTATTTggcatctctag GTCATTCCCTTCAATGTGTATTTTGTGTGGCCTCGGTAGGTACCAGTTGTTCTGGGAACTCTATTACCTGTCCTGATGGAAGTGTTTGTGGTTATGTATACACAGAGATCACTGAAG TTACATCCACCCAAATGTCTAATGTCTTCAAGAGGTCCTGTATAGAGGAGGATCAGTGCAATACAACTGGAAGTATTACTTTAGCAGATGGAAGGGTCAAAACAGCCATATCGTGTTGTAACACTGATGATTGTGAGCCGCCTCCACCCACAT ttCCAGTTGACGATAATGATAAACAAAATGGAATAACTTGCCGATCTTGTTCATCAGCAAATTCTGACTGGTGTTACACCAGTGATACTATTGAGTGCACCGGGAATGAGACAATGTGTGTGCTACAATCTACAACAATATCAG GAATTGTATCACTTCGTACCGCCATACGTGGGTGTGCAACAAGAAGTATCTGCGACCTTGGAATCCAGAGAGCAGAGTTTGGAGGCTCAAGGGCGGTCCTGGAGTTTGTGTGTACAGACAAAGCATCCGATCTCCAGCAAAAATCTTCTACCTTTGGTCTCCTTGTTCTTGTTTTCTTAGGCCTCTTTTATTAA